A window of Formosa sp. Hel1_31_208 contains these coding sequences:
- a CDS encoding ribonuclease Z, translating to MIFDKDGNTTIITQENESIIELIKKVEVLYKRYKNNNIIISLTTLNRVTLLEIVEFLQLSNTHRKAKHSFVIVTDKANLEETPDEIIVVPTLQEAYDIIEMEDIERDLGF from the coding sequence ATGATTTTTGATAAAGACGGAAATACAACGATTATTACTCAAGAAAATGAGTCAATTATAGAATTGATAAAAAAAGTAGAGGTGTTATATAAACGCTATAAAAATAATAACATTATCATCAGTTTGACCACTTTAAATCGAGTGACTTTACTTGAAATCGTTGAGTTCTTGCAATTATCTAATACACATAGAAAAGCAAAGCATTCATTTGTTATAGTTACAGATAAAGCAAATCTGGAGGAAACTCCAGATGAAATTATTGTCGTTCCAACACTTCAGGAAGCCTATGATATCATTGAAATGGAAGACATTGAGCGCGACTTAGGATTTTAG
- a CDS encoding ribonuclease Z — MKLTILGCYSATPRTTTNPTSQVLEIKNNMFLIDCGEGTQVELRRNKIKFSRIKHIFISHLHGDHCFGLVGLISTFRLLTRETDLHVYAPQGLKEVITLQMKLSDSWTNYKLIFHELTSKTSDLIYEDDKVEVHTIPLDHRIYTNGFLFKEKIGDRKLDMNAVLNADIDVAYYRKLKQGGDVPDKAGHIIKNESVTTDPKPPKSYAFCSDTAYNEDMIPLIKDVDVLYHESTFLEKNEALAAPTKHSTAKQAATIAKKANVGQLILGHYSTRYDNLSLFKTEAETVFKPVSLAQDGKAFNFD, encoded by the coding sequence ATGAAACTTACCATTTTAGGCTGTTATAGTGCCACACCAAGAACGACTACGAATCCTACTTCCCAGGTATTAGAGATAAAAAATAACATGTTTCTTATTGATTGTGGTGAAGGAACTCAGGTTGAATTGCGACGCAATAAAATTAAGTTTAGCCGTATAAAACATATTTTTATTTCACATTTGCATGGTGATCATTGCTTTGGGTTAGTCGGTTTGATCTCGACTTTTAGACTTCTAACTCGCGAAACCGATTTACACGTTTATGCGCCTCAAGGATTAAAAGAAGTGATAACACTTCAAATGAAATTATCAGACTCATGGACGAATTATAAACTTATCTTTCATGAATTAACATCAAAAACCTCAGATTTGATCTATGAAGATGATAAAGTTGAAGTGCATACCATTCCATTAGATCATCGTATTTATACCAATGGTTTTCTATTCAAAGAAAAGATAGGCGATCGTAAATTAGACATGAATGCTGTTCTTAACGCCGATATCGATGTGGCTTATTATAGGAAATTAAAGCAAGGTGGTGATGTGCCTGATAAAGCGGGTCATATTATAAAAAATGAATCTGTGACTACAGATCCTAAACCCCCAAAAAGTTATGCCTTTTGCAGTGATACGGCTTATAATGAGGATATGATTCCTCTCATTAAGGACGTAGATGTTTTATATCATGAGTCTACATTTCTAGAAAAAAATGAAGCATTAGCAGCACCAACAAAACATTCAACGGCCAAACAAGCCGCAACAATTGCAAAAAAAGCGAATGTAGGTCAACTTATATTGGGTCACTATTCTACCAGATATGACAATTTAAGTTTGTTTAAAACTGAAGCGGAGACTGTTTTTAAACCCGTGTCACTGGCACAAGACGGTAAAGCTTTCAATTTCGATTAG
- the pdxH gene encoding pyridoxamine 5'-phosphate oxidase, with protein sequence MNTDLGDYRKSYEKQELLESNVSDNPMELFQKWFHEVDENFNVGETNAMTISTLGLDGFPKSRVVLLKKYTYEGFIFYTNYNSEKGKAILNNPNVCLSFFWPAAERQIIIKGCAEKIAENLSDGYFESRPRGSQLGAIVSNQSKVIENREVLEQRLKDLEVKYEGKEIPRPDFWGGLIVKPIEIEFWQGRPNRLHDRLRFHLDDDYNWILDRLSP encoded by the coding sequence ATGAATACAGACTTAGGAGATTACAGGAAATCATACGAGAAACAAGAACTACTTGAAAGCAATGTAAGTGATAATCCTATGGAATTATTTCAAAAATGGTTTCATGAGGTCGATGAAAACTTTAATGTAGGAGAAACGAATGCCATGACGATAAGTACATTGGGATTGGATGGGTTTCCAAAAAGCAGAGTAGTTTTACTTAAAAAGTATACCTATGAAGGCTTTATTTTTTATACTAATTATAATAGCGAAAAAGGTAAGGCCATCCTTAATAATCCAAATGTTTGTCTTTCCTTTTTTTGGCCTGCTGCAGAGCGACAAATTATCATAAAAGGCTGCGCAGAAAAAATAGCTGAAAATCTTAGTGATGGCTATTTTGAATCCAGACCGAGAGGAAGTCAGCTCGGTGCAATCGTATCTAATCAAAGTAAGGTGATTGAGAACAGAGAGGTACTAGAGCAGCGCCTTAAAGACTTAGAAGTAAAATATGAAGGTAAGGAAATTCCAAGGCCTGATTTTTGGGGCGGATTAATTGTTAAGCCGATAGAAATTGAGTTTTGGCAAGGAAGGCCTAATAGACTTCATGATAGATTACGCTTTCATTTGGACGACGATTACAATTGGATTCTCGATCGTTTGTCACCTTAA
- a CDS encoding CAP domain-containing protein: protein MKPIKLLPIMVLVALLTFSCSTEKFPDETINSMSLPSAPSAKAIEIEILELINAHRITEGLTPLNNHDVIKSVAFTHTDYMVEVDNVSHDNFFQRKNSLIENTSAINVSENVAYAFSSAESVVNAWLNSDGHRENIEGDYTDFDVSAEQNAEGKWYFTNIFIKK, encoded by the coding sequence ATGAAACCAATTAAATTATTGCCTATCATGGTATTAGTGGCTCTGCTAACGTTCTCATGTTCAACGGAAAAATTTCCAGATGAGACCATAAATAGTATGTCTTTGCCTTCGGCACCATCAGCTAAGGCCATTGAAATTGAAATTTTAGAATTAATTAATGCCCATAGAATTACTGAAGGTCTAACACCATTAAATAACCACGATGTTATAAAGTCGGTTGCGTTCACACATACAGATTATATGGTAGAAGTTGATAATGTTTCTCACGATAATTTTTTCCAACGTAAAAACAGTTTAATTGAGAATACATCAGCGATAAATGTTTCTGAAAATGTAGCTTATGCTTTTAGTTCAGCAGAATCTGTGGTTAATGCTTGGTTAAACAGCGATGGTCATCGAGAAAACATTGAAGGTGACTATACAGATTTTGATGTTTCAGCAGAACAGAACGCAGAAGGAAAGTGGTATTTTACCAATATATTTATTAAAAAGTAA
- a CDS encoding OmpA family protein, giving the protein MMKSKFLILLFVFSSTFMVAQEKLADKFFSNFGYIKATELYEEVLKKGDTSLHVLTRLGDCYYNNSKSEKAAYWYDLALDKYGEQELHPEYIYKHIQSLRSQSKFEDAHLWMKKFTAIQNNDSRNKSYNPENIAKYDELSSSEKNQVVKLKNLPFNSKYSDFGTYIHDGQLYFASSRNTDEKKLYNWNQEPFLDIYQVEVTDDATNDTAYGSVGFISAEKVNTDFHEASVAITKDGKTMYFTRDNVSKNNKKLKYDKKGTTHLKLYKATFVGEQWTNVVELPFNDDIFSTGHPALSPDNKQLYFVSDREGGIGNTDIYVVDIDGDNYSEPRNLGDKINTEGREMFPFVAADGVFYFSSDGHLNLGFLDIFKSDILKDENAMPENLGAPYNSGFDDFAYFRNTSDSEHDNSGYFSSNRPDGQGSDDIYSFDASICLQKIEGVVRDLNTSQVLSGSTVQLINEVGKVIAEVETDDNGNYEFSADCNTNYTVIGSKKDYKDDQQKVVTDNENEKTTEVDLNLEPLIKDNQIVINPIFFDFDKWNIRTDAQYELENIVDVMRAHPSMVIKIEAHTDSRGRDSYNMKLSDRRAKSTKDYILSRGIAPERIESAIGYGESQLLNKCSNGVKCSKEEHQLNRRSYFYILKE; this is encoded by the coding sequence ATGATGAAATCAAAGTTTTTAATCTTATTATTTGTGTTTAGTAGCACATTTATGGTTGCTCAAGAAAAGCTTGCTGATAAGTTTTTTAGCAATTTTGGGTATATTAAAGCCACAGAACTTTACGAAGAAGTTCTTAAAAAAGGAGACACAAGCCTACATGTTCTAACACGATTAGGAGATTGTTATTACAATAATTCTAAATCTGAGAAAGCGGCATATTGGTATGATTTAGCTTTAGATAAGTATGGTGAGCAAGAGCTTCACCCAGAATATATCTACAAGCATATTCAGTCCTTAAGAAGTCAAAGCAAATTTGAAGATGCTCATTTATGGATGAAAAAATTCACTGCGATTCAGAACAATGACTCTAGAAATAAGAGTTATAACCCTGAAAACATAGCAAAATATGACGAATTATCAAGTAGTGAAAAGAATCAAGTTGTAAAGCTTAAAAATTTGCCTTTTAATTCAAAGTATTCAGATTTTGGAACTTACATTCATGACGGACAATTATACTTTGCATCGTCAAGAAATACTGATGAAAAAAAATTATACAATTGGAACCAAGAACCATTTCTAGACATCTATCAAGTTGAAGTTACTGATGATGCAACAAACGACACGGCTTATGGTTCAGTTGGTTTTATTTCTGCTGAAAAAGTAAACACAGACTTTCATGAAGCTTCGGTTGCGATCACTAAAGATGGTAAAACCATGTACTTCACAAGAGATAATGTGAGTAAGAATAATAAAAAATTAAAGTACGATAAAAAAGGTACCACACACCTCAAATTGTATAAAGCAACATTTGTAGGTGAACAATGGACTAATGTTGTTGAGTTACCTTTCAACGATGATATCTTTTCAACAGGTCACCCTGCATTAAGTCCCGACAATAAACAATTATATTTTGTTTCAGATCGCGAAGGAGGTATTGGAAATACAGATATTTATGTCGTTGATATAGACGGAGACAACTACTCAGAACCCAGAAATCTTGGAGACAAAATCAACACTGAAGGAAGAGAAATGTTCCCTTTTGTTGCAGCAGATGGTGTATTTTACTTCTCTTCTGACGGACATTTAAACTTAGGCTTTTTAGATATTTTTAAATCTGATATTTTAAAGGATGAAAATGCAATGCCTGAAAACCTAGGTGCGCCCTATAATAGTGGCTTTGATGATTTTGCTTATTTCCGAAATACTTCAGACTCGGAGCATGATAATTCAGGTTATTTCTCTTCTAATCGCCCTGATGGTCAAGGTAGTGATGACATCTACAGCTTTGACGCTTCTATTTGCCTTCAAAAAATTGAAGGTGTTGTAAGAGACTTAAATACGAGTCAAGTATTATCTGGTTCGACCGTACAACTTATCAATGAGGTTGGAAAAGTAATTGCAGAAGTTGAAACCGATGACAACGGAAATTATGAATTTTCGGCAGATTGTAATACAAATTACACTGTAATTGGTAGTAAAAAAGACTATAAAGATGATCAGCAGAAAGTGGTCACCGATAATGAAAATGAGAAAACTACTGAAGTAGATCTTAATTTAGAACCCTTAATTAAAGACAATCAAATAGTTATTAATCCTATTTTCTTTGATTTTGACAAATGGAACATCAGAACAGATGCACAATACGAATTAGAGAACATTGTTGATGTGATGAGAGCTCACCCAAGTATGGTAATTAAAATTGAAGCGCATACAGATAGCCGTGGACGTGACAGTTACAATATGAAATTATCAGATAGAAGAGCAAAATCAACCAAAGATTATATTCTATCCAGAGGTATTGCTCCAGAACGCATAGAAAGCGCTATAGGGTATGGAGAGTCACAGTTACTTAACAAATGTTCTAATGGTGTAAAATGCTCCAAAGAAGAGCATCAGTTGAACAGACGCTCTTACTTCTATATTTTAAAAGAATAA
- a CDS encoding type IX secretion system membrane protein PorP/SprF produces the protein MKLVKFNIIAFILFSSWMGVAQQLPQFTQYMYNTISINPAYAGSRETLSVVGLHRSQWVGLEGGPQTQTLSIHAPMRNERVGLGLSFVNDELGYQNFSYLYGDFSYTIPTGENSKLAFGLKAGFTSYSLDADFQQSQANDPVIFGFEDRWKPNIGTGIYWHSNKWYIGLSAPRLLNTDYTGDAEFQSLERISYYFTGGYVFKLSENTMFKPAALLKATNGAPLSFDMTANFLFYEKFWVGAGYRINERAAAFSGIADFQVSKQLRIGYAYEYPISDLRPYTSGTHEVLLMFEIFKSKRIKSPRYF, from the coding sequence ATGAAATTAGTCAAGTTTAATATAATAGCATTTATACTGTTCAGTAGCTGGATGGGAGTAGCACAGCAACTTCCGCAGTTTACGCAGTATATGTACAATACTATTTCTATAAATCCCGCTTATGCAGGAAGTAGAGAGACGCTAAGTGTTGTTGGTTTACATAGAAGCCAATGGGTTGGTCTTGAAGGAGGTCCACAAACCCAAACGTTATCTATACATGCCCCAATGAGAAATGAGAGAGTTGGTCTAGGGTTATCTTTTGTAAATGATGAACTCGGTTATCAGAACTTCTCTTATTTGTATGGTGATTTTTCATACACCATACCTACTGGTGAGAATAGCAAGCTTGCTTTCGGTTTAAAAGCAGGATTCACAAGTTATAGTTTAGATGCTGATTTCCAACAATCACAAGCCAATGACCCCGTGATTTTCGGCTTTGAAGATCGATGGAAGCCTAATATTGGAACTGGTATATACTGGCATAGTAATAAATGGTATATAGGTCTTTCTGCTCCAAGACTTCTAAACACCGATTATACAGGTGATGCAGAATTTCAATCTTTAGAACGAATAAGCTATTATTTCACTGGAGGTTATGTTTTTAAACTCAGTGAGAATACAATGTTCAAACCAGCAGCTTTATTAAAAGCCACTAATGGCGCACCATTGTCATTTGATATGACTGCAAACTTTTTATTCTATGAGAAATTTTGGGTTGGTGCTGGATACCGAATTAACGAACGAGCAGCTGCCTTCAGTGGCATAGCAGACTTTCAAGTTTCAAAACAGTTACGAATAGGCTATGCCTATGAATATCCTATTTCCGATTTAAGACCATATACGAGTGGTACTCATGAAGTCTTACTAATGTTTGAAATATTTAAAAGTAAACGTATTAAATCCCCTAGATACTTCTAA